Part of the Mytilus trossulus isolate FHL-02 chromosome 2, PNRI_Mtr1.1.1.hap1, whole genome shotgun sequence genome is shown below.
AGTAAGTTGTGTTGATATACATCACTATAATAGAATTCAGGAATATAGGAATACcgttaaaacataaattttactttcatttttacaGCCAGTGCGATTAGTTCAGAGCAAATATgtatagacaaaaataaaactgtagATACCTGTCAGCAACAAGGAGTCAACATCAGCTGTCCACCTGGTACTGTAATATATCGACCAAATATAAAAGCAGCGAGTGAACCATGTAACAAAAATCCATCTTGTAAAGAAAACACGGTAGACCTTCTAGTTGATACTTCAGACTGTTACTGGAAGCAACGTTGTAAGATAAGATTCCCAACAACGccattattaaaatgttttgtcgAAGTTGAATCTCTTTACATCCGCAATTGGCAGTGTGTTAATATGACAAGTAAGTAAAAGTCATAAACATTTACTTATCTTAtcaaaaagtgataaaatttaattttaaaaaatccatcatgatcaatattttaacaaatgtttaaagTTTCATTTGGTTCATTTCTCTACTCACTGTTTAATCTTAATGATGTTCAAACTTTTACAATACAATCATTAAGATGTATTAAAACACATTAAGTGGTATATCTTTTGGATTGTATAATTGTCACGTTAATGTCTTCTTatctttaaaatcaaaattgtgaTTGTTCCAAAATTAGAATTACAACTCAGTTAAAATTTGTCTTGAATGGAAATTTTTAGCTCTCTAAGTTATGTATACATTTTGGTCAAGGGGGTACTCGGTGAAGGTTATTTAGGAATCATTATTGTTTGCACGGAAATGCTATCATTTGTTtttgctgtaaaaaaaaatcttatacgTTTCAGAAAGTCCCCAAACATATATAGGACAAATATGTGACAGTGAAATAGACCTAGGTTCAAATATCAAACAAGGAATTATACGAAGTCATGACAACATTCCATGGCTTTATGGCAAAGATTCATTTACGAAATATATAGACACAACGTTAATAGCTCGGTGTACCAAAACCATCTACTTAAAACCGGTGGCAGATGAACGATTTCTAGTGTCTGTTGACATGATGAATATAGATGAAGACAATGACCATTTTAGTATTAATGGAGTAAATGTATCAAACAACAGTTACCATAGTGAATTTTCTGCTGCAGATAGGAAGATCGTGTTTAGCTTTAACTCAGATCCTGCTACAACAAAAGGAGGATCTGGCTTTCTTATATGCTTCAAACGTAAGgtgtaaaactaaaaaataattatttcgaAAAGTTAAATGTATTAATCTGAGATAATCTCTTTCTCCTTCCAATGAAAgttcaaatgtattttaagaTAGATATAGAGATGTGGCACCTTTATCAAGGACAGTCTATACCAGCTAGTATAGAATATAGACTGTCCTTGAATTTCTTAAGGAAAAATACATTTATCGTTGTGGTTtctatgccccacctacgatagtagaggggcattatgttttctggtctgagcgtccgttcgttcattcgttcgtttgttcgttcgttcgttcgttcgttcgtctattccgcttcaagttaaagtttttggtaaaggtagtttttgatgaagcagcagtccaatcaacctgaaacttaatacacatgttccttatgatatcaTCTATCTCattttaaagccaaactagacttttgaccccaatttcatggtccactgaacatagaaaatcgAAGTGCCAGTTTCAGGTTAAATTGTTGGTcatggtagtttttgatgaagttagagtccaatcaacttgagaCTTAGTACACACGGTTCCCTATGGTATCATCTCTCTacttttaatgccaaattatattttttatctaattttacGGTCCATTGAActtggaaaatgatagtgcaggtggggcattcgtgtacttaAGAcacattcttgattttttttaaactgatcataaaactatatttcaaaaaataaatgtgatttTCTGAGCACGAAAATG
Proteins encoded:
- the LOC134706952 gene encoding uncharacterized protein LOC134706952, coding for MGALLMDLTASSAFIILLTASAISSEQICIDKNKTVDTCQQQGVNISCPPGTVIYRPNIKAASEPCNKNPSCKENTVDLLVDTSDCYWKQRCKIRFPTTPLLKCFVEVESLYIRNWQCVNMTKSPQTYIGQICDSEIDLGSNIKQGIIRSHDNIPWLYGKDSFTKYIDTTLIARCTKTIYLKPVADERFLVSVDMMNIDEDNDHFSINGVNVSNNSYHSEFSAADRKIVFSFNSDPATTKGGSGFLICFKRLNDGERGANTMSACDGLISTANHANQPVDMITTTHDFCLKKKRISKLGGDDDPDEACKQMMSLYHISTQMPVSYTQLSTQAPVISDEFCIKCLKRQRLGKKCKKKCCKGKVVPTKCPKPKRKGCNLRGKRLDKLCKKCSNATRCKKKFIKRCNKCCRSQKDNLSKCKKKTNKRRKGKKRVKGKEKKRLSKKDKKKTNP